ATCTGATATTTATTCGGAAAAAAGTACCCGATTTCACATTAAAACATTTTCGAGTTTTTACCGGAATAAAAGTTTCCGATCTTTTTCGGtaaaaaaattttgattttaattttcggaaaaaaagttcccgattttttcgGGGAAAAATgtttcgatttcagataaaaacaatttcgGAGTTTTTCCtggaaaaaagtttccgatcTTTTTTCGAGAAAAAAttccgatattttattcggaaaaaaagtttctgatattttcgggaaaaaagtttccaatattttttcggaaaaaaaattCCCGATTTTTTCAGGGAAAAATGTTtcgattttaaaaaaaaaaaagttctgaAAAagttgatttgaatttgaactttgagaaatttggaCATAAAATTTGGTTGTGGTTATCCACCAATTGGTTATGGATATCcgaataaaaaaaagaatgggTTTGGTTATAAAACTTAAACATAATTAACCAGTTTTtaaaattggatatggattTGGTTATGGTTAATCCATGATAATTGGTTAAAATGAGCCAACCTACCCACAGAGTATTTCTTTGATGACAACATGAGAATAATCTTCACTCGCCCGAAGATCAAATAGAGGTTGAacaatacatttttttactaTGAGAGAATCGATCTTGGGAGCCCCCTCGAGTCACATGGCAGGTTACTCCATTGAACCAAGCAGTGTTGGTTGGGAAGCTTGATTCTGACTATGGATTTTGAGATTTGGGTCGTTCTATGAATTCGCCTTGAGCCTAGTCCAGAACACATAACATCGTTGATTATTATTAAAGAttattggcttaaatgcacttttgatccccctatttttaaaaaaaatgaaattttggtccccctatttttaaaaccaactttttagtcccccaattttaactttttttgagttttgatcccccatcccattttagggctaattttgttgatgtgacaTTGCCATTAATACATATCAGCGTccacgtggacaaatttaatatccatgtcattatttatttttaattcaataaaacttattttataaaatattttaattattaaaattatagtattttttaaaaagaaatcaatcaaaaaataattcaaaaacatcaaaaatcacACCAAACAATCCATAGCcccattaaaaatatataataatgacatgaatattaaatttgtccacatgaatgttgccacatcattagttacaaggccacATGAACAAAATTAACTCCAAAAtgggatgggggatcaaaactacaaaaaatgaaaatagggggactaaaaaactagtttttaaaatagggggaccaaaacttcatttttttgaaaatagggggaccaaaagtgcatttaagccaagaTTATTTAAATTTAGTATTTTGATACGAAAATTTTAGTATAGGCAAGGGAGTAAAGGTATAGCATTTAAATGGGTTAGCTGACTCAATCCAATGGACCACATTACATAAACAAATCATATGGGGTCGAAGGTAGTGGTTTGGGAGGGGGAAGAAGTAATTTGTTTTCCTGTTGGTTGAAACatatattttatctattatgGATGTGGCAAAATTTGGAAGCGAGGATtggtttgataataactttgtGAGAGTGGTGGGGAGTGAtgaaaatactttattttagAAGGGTTCTTGGTTGGAGGGGGAGATTATgtgttagttttgatttttttttttttaataagataaATTAACCCACTCAAATTGGTTTTGACCGTTTATTTAGTCTTAgtatcaacaaaaatatttcaatGGCGGAGATGCAGAGATTCGGTCGGGGTGTTGGAGGAGATCTACTTCTTTCTTTGTGTTGATGGATATCAAAAAgaggaaattttaaaatcttttagtTCCATTTATTCATGTTCAACAGTTTAGTGGTTTTGCCCTTCGTTGCATGCATCTTTTCTGTTTACATAGAAACAACTTAAATAACACAAAACAGAATTAGATGTCTTCTGGAAAAACATTGGGTTCTAGCGTTCGAACCATGTAACTCGTCCGTTCGAATTCTAGAGTTTGGACCAACGAAATGCATGGATATATGATGTATGGTCTAAAACGCACCGATAATTTGTGTGGTCTAAAACACAACGACATTTTATGTTGACTACAATACACAAAAATGTGTACAAATAGATGTGTTTGGTCCATTTTCATTCATAGCACAAAAAATGGACTCTTACCCAGACAAAATGAACTCTCACCTAGCTGCAATCTACTACAACATGGGAAAACCTAATTTGTTAACAATAAATGTCGATGTTACATTGTATGATCCGAAGCATCAACTGGACTAACTTAATGATCATCTCAACTACGGAGATGCAACAAGGGTGGTCGGTGTTGAGTATCTCATACGGGCATGTTAGGTTCGACAACATGAAATTTCGAAACAACGATGATGTGAGAATCATGTTCTCTATCTTCCCTCAGTATAGTACCAAGGGACTTATCGAGTTAGACGTGACCATGTCCAGATTTATTCAAGCTTGATTCGTCCGGGAACTTTTGATGAAATCGCGATCTACATGGTTGAACCCGAGGGAGATGAAGTAATTAATTTAGCTCTTTCGGTCTTGTTTGTGTTTAATTGAtgtttttatttgtgtttatgCTGTTGATCTTGATTTTGATGTACaatgttgttgttattgataAGTTCATCTATTCTGCTTCAGTTtctataacaaacaaatttgaaCCCTATAAAATACGAATATGGTTCGAACTCTAGGATTGGAACCATGTTTATTTCCTCATAAATTGCATTATTTTCACATTCGAATGCTAAAACAGGAGCAAGGCATTTATGGAAATTCAAGAAGTGCACAATGGTGTAGGACGCGAAAAAAAATTTCACCTAAGGCTAAAATAATAGGGCAATTTGGTTCATCCATCATACCAAACCTATTTTTACAACTCTAGGATAGACGAACGATAGATAAATTAACACATTTAAAACATAGAGGTGCATAGAAATGACCACCAACGAAAATCTTATGCTGATAATGAAGTTCATCCTATATAAGTCAACTTCTAACCAACCAATACATAAAAGTCATGACTTTTACAATAGATATATAAAAGTCAAATTTGTACATTTTACAAAGAAATGAAatgtaattttgctttttcttctACTATCTTTTATGGGCAAAGACATTACTTAGTGGTATATGAAGCTATTTTGGTCCTACCTAATTTTCTGTTTGGATAGGATAGCTATTGGCTATATATCATGTTGTGTTTATTGTATATGGCCTACACATAATATAAGTCAAAATCTGTGTTTTTCTTTACCTTGTATACAATACAAGTATAGTGGCCTAACTCACTTATGTTTAACACTTTAACCTTTGTTTTTGGAATATCATCATTCGAATATTCACGTGACAAACATTCCAATTGACGGCAAAATCAACTCACATACCCATCCAAAGAAGAACCATTGTTTTCTAAGCCAGCCTGGCTCGCGCCAAATAAATTGCGCCAACCTTTATGTTAGTATGTTGCTTTCAATTTGCATAAAACATTTGTCCTAAAAATgtcaattttaattttcaagaTAATTTATGTTTCCTttcttattaattattattttttgtatggagaaaattcgattGAGAGAGGAGAACTCACATTGTGTGCCCTACATGTTTCCTGACGtcgacggagattagtcatcgctaatgGTGGtagaaacttcgtaccaataacccaaaaaaattattatttttattttgtatttataataataaaaatatatcaataacCAACAAAGATAATTTAGTAGAATCATTATTCACTTTCATatgtacatatattttttaacttgTATAAGATGATGAAATGCAACATCTTCATTATGAATtagagataatttttttataatatcgaATTTTAACACAAATTTCACCGCTGATCTTCACGAGTTTAATTTCCATTCAATGTTGGTGTAAgccttttttaaattttagcacATCATGATAGTGTAAAAAATAGTCACTTTtcacttttattttgtcaaaaaaaaaaaaagtacttttCACTTTTATCAGGATTTGAACGTGGAACTTTTAACACTTCAACTCCTTTAACTATTAGTTCAAACCAGTTGAACCACTTACCTCTCTATTGTAAATCGAAGCTTGGTGGTACCATATGTTTCCAAATATAAGATTAAAACGTCTAACTACTTCTACTGCTTCTAGCCATTATTCTCTTTGGTCAGTTGTGAAGCCTATTTTGATTGGTCACATAACACATAGACACTTCATGATCGAGAATGCTTGGCGGGTGGAGCCTGCGTGCGACAAGTTTGTTCATCAGTACGTTGACAGAATCACGAAACATTTTAAAGACCGGgttctaatttttaaaatggggcacttaataaaaaataaagtaaattttCTTCGTTAGGGGATCTGTTAACACCCTTAATTGTTTATTCTCTGTTCGGAGGGTTCTCGATACTTATTAAACAAGATGTGAGAGCAAAGGAGAAATTTATGGAACTAAGATTAAAGATTTATAGAAATATTCCGATTATTTCTCATCTTTCTATTGTAAATGActgtttcttatttttcaaagtACTGAATAATGAAGCTCTAACAAAGGAAAATTTTCTATCTGCTTATGATGATGAAGTGTTAGTTCAAGTCATCATTTtccaaaaatctaaaatctatTAGAGTTGTATTGTTGACCAAAATATTAAGCATTCTATTGTTGGTATTCTAGATGTTCAACAAGTGTTAGGAATCAGGAAATATCATATTGGGTagatgaagaaaagaaagacaaaCAAATCAATTATGGAGTAGTAACTAGTAAGTGTCTTTCTCAAACATGAAGATAGCTTcttatcaaatttatttttcagtttATCTCATTATATATCATGAATAAGGGTGTTTGTGGTGCAACCGgctttaatgtaaaaaaaatcatccaaTCCAAAATAAAGTCCCACGTGTGATTTAGTTTGGATGtcacttaaataaaaaaattatcttgtgGGTTTAATTTGGGTTTGGTTTTgaatattcaaaataaatttctaatatttccaataatactaatactatagcacgataaaataataaatttgacgtcaaaaataacataaaatatactaaaatataaCATTACAGAATGACAGTTTATGTttctaattacttttttttctccTAATTACGTACTTATGaagtagaaataatatagactaaatgaaattaataactatttaaaaaaaattagaaaccacaaaaataatatataaatacaatatatcatactaataaaagaataaatttgcttcgagtaaaaaagaaaaaaagaataaatttgctcaaaaaaataaaataaaagaataaataagtATCCATTCAAAATCTAATCCGAGCAATTTttacaaaagaacatccaaagaTTCAGTTttatacaattttcaaaatttttattcgatttgaatttgaatttcccTAATCATGAGTATCTTTTTGTCCCTTCCTCACTTAGTGATGAGATTGAGAAAATGATGCATCCCTTTTGATGGGATCATAACGAGAAGAAGTATATATACATAGGCTTTCTTGGGATGCACAAGAGTGATGGTGGTTTAGGGTTTAAAAGTGTTGGTGCTTTTAATTTTGCATTGCTCGGTAAAAGGGTTTGGAAGCTTTTGATAGATTCGGGAAGCTTGGTCACAAAGTTATTTGAAGCTAAATATTAATCTAGAAGCGGCTTTCTTGAATCAAACATTGGTCACAACTTAAATTATGTTTGACAAAGTATTTGGGGTGCAAAATTTGACGAGTGAAAATTTTGAATCAACTAACTTTGGATCAAACCGAGCTCTTTGCATGAATGATGTGGAATCTTTAAAAGCAACGAAACAACAAaatttggaacaaaattgaaCTTCGCTCCTTTGTTTGTGATCGCGGGATGGCTTTGAAAACAAGTTGGAAGCATGCTCAAGATGTGCATCACACACAAGTTGATCGGTCAATTCAACAAACACACGCACATTGGATTAAGCCTCGACTGCCTCGTATAGGTAGATATAAGTGTAATGTTGATGCCTCCTTCTCTAAAAGCAAAAATAAGGTGTGAAATTGGCATTTGTATCCGTGATTGGTTGACTAATTTGGGTTGTAATTCAAGGCTTCTTTAGTGGTAGGCGGAATCAAAGTATATTGTCGAACAAGTCGGTGTAACAAAAGGTGGAATACCGCAAAGAGAAAGTGTACCTATTAAAAAAGATGTTTTTGTAATTGCTGCATGTTTTCTTAAACCACCCATAAAAACCATATTTTGACTTTTATCCGGAGAATATCCAACAATAGTTTCTATTtgaatatgaaaaatataatacaaaaaatcTCCAAAAGGCCTCATCTCTAGAAGCTCGGCTCGCGAGGCGTCCCTCTCGCAGTAGGGTTCGGGGCTAACTTCTTATATGTCTCTCTCTATGCATGTCTTTCACACGAAGCACCAATATGCACACCCTTTAAACAATAAAGCATCGCATTGGAGTCCAAATGTGAAGCTCAACCAAACAATAACCCCTCTCTTTTGCCAACTTCAAACCTTAATtatgttatgacttatgattACGACATGTAGTGGTCTTCATctaattgatttaaatatgggcaatgttaacttgtgcaccTATGACACATGATAAGGAGTAATAAATGATGGTTGgttccacattttttttttaacaaaggaaaaattaacttcaatcaattaaatataaaaaagttatcaatcgttagttggttcagtggtgattgacgctgaacttggtagggaggaccataGTTCGATCCCCAACAATTgcgagggggctggaaccacttgatgccgaaactaacccccgaaccagattaaactggtggtgaaacttttattttttattttgccaaAATTACCCTCACCCTATAACACGACATAATCAATTTGTTTCTCTCCTAACCCGACcctttatataatatttaaatcatttatttttttgacgcaatTTAAATCATTTATTAAGCAAATCCTTAATTTGTCCTTCATATAATCCTTAGTTTGTAACATGAACATGTGTAGGTTTTAACttcttttgaatatttttatttaagcatatacaatttttttaaaaaaatatgatccaCACACAGTAAGGAGTAGATAGGGAATAATAATATTCTTTACACTTTACACCATAGTTCACCAGTTTAGGAAACTGTTCTATAGCTGCCCCAAATACTCATTCCAGATATCAATTGAGAAGAAAAATggactccaaaacaaaaccatccGCAtccaaattgtaaaaaaaaaatccaaactaaaaacaaaacattattcaACTCCCATTTTTTCTGCACACAGGCAAGGGATAGACACAAAAATAAGTTCCCTAACCAACTCAAGACTGAAGTTTGAAACCATGCTTAGAAAGCTTTCAATCTTATAGAAAACCatgaagaataaaaagaaaatcgAAAAGATATATTGGCATTACTAATAACGCTTCCCAAGAATTATGCCGAAGATAATGGATACAATTGCTACTCCAAGGATGAACTTGAAATTTATGACAGGCGAATCCGGGGCAGTTTGAATAGGAGTCTcggatgaagatgatgatgctTGAGCGGCTGTTGTTTCTGACTTTTTCTTGCTCTTCCTTTTAGATGGCGATGAGATGCTAAAGTCTCTGGATTTAACTTCTAACCCGTCTTTCTTATCAACATTCTCCTCACCCTGGAACATCATTAGAAAATCAAAACATGAAATTTTGCTAACAGATTATAACACAACTTCAGTTCAATGATTCCTACGCTAACAAATGTAAATTAGTTTTACAAAAACTTCTGAGCATTACTTACATATGTGATGAGATTGTAAAATATGATTATGCAGTAATCCTAGACCATAATGTTGGAATTTTTCAATTAATGAAGCTTTTTGTTAGGCATGTTTGGGAACTTATGGGAGGATTAATTACCTTGACTGAAATTTTCTCACCACCCTGTTGCAATTTCTGCTCAAAATCTATTACTTGTTTCTGCAGAAGAGAGATTTCCTTTTTCTtagtttcaagttcctccagagAATTCTTCAAGGCTGCCTCTAGTTCCACCTTCTGAGATTCTGCTCCTTTCTGCTTTTTTAtattcaaagaaaacaaaatcagtATAACACAAATCACTAATATAAGTTATATTTATCTCAATCTCAGCATACAAGAACACCATTGGTAATGAGAAGATTAAGTTCAAATATTAATTGATTTTAGAGTTCGTGCGCACACCTGGTTAGCTACAGTCGCCTGCGCAAGTTGCAACTCTTTCTCAAGTTCTACCACTTTTCCATTCAGCACATTTATTTCATTGACCTTTTGTTCATAATCTTCAAATTTTGAACTCAAATCAATTTCTCTTTGAGAAGCAGCAGCCTGAACACTTCCAACCTGTGAAACATCAGGTTAATCAGCAAAGCTATTTCAACTTACAATTTAGATTTGAAAGATACTTTTGCTTCTCAATTTGCACtttttttacaagatatatGCACTTTAATACTTTATCTTTACCTCTTCATGTAGTCTAGATTCAGCTTTCGTGAGTTGCGCTTCAATTTCCTGCAGCCGGCTTTGCAATGCAGATTTCTCAGTAATCTCAGTTTTGAGAGTTTCGACCTCAGATTTCAAAGAGTCTTCATTTTTCTGATGATCCTTCAACTTCTCTTCAAGGTCAAGTATCATAGACTCAAgttgcttctttaaattctgaTTAGTCCCATCAAGCAAGTTCTTCTCATCAATTAACGAAGATATCTGCTAGTTGATAACATTTCATTGAGATCAATTCTCTACTAACCATGGTTTATACAAAATTACCATTTCATAAAATTGTATTACGTAAATAGCAATAggcaaagaaaagaaaagtaaagGAATATCAGTGTTTTTAGTTCGTATTTTGTGTACCTGAGACTTCAATGTCTGCAGTTCTTCACTATGCATTGTCACTAAATCTTCAgcagcatttttggatgtgagTATCTCTTTAACTGTTTCCTCCTTCTCGACAACTGCTGCAGAGAGCTTTGACTgtaaatcacttaattttgattCATAGACGGCTATTTCCTGAACAAGTTTCAGTTTCTCCTCATTTATCTGTCCTTCTAAGGTACTCAGCTTCTCATTCAATTCTTTGGTTTCTGTTTCCTTCTCATTATGCTTCTGCAATGCTTCTTGCAATTGTGATTCGACTTCAAGGATGCGAGCTTCATTGGAAGATTGAATTTCCGCGGATTTTGATTGTACATCATTCAATTCAGCTAGTAAGTTCTTATGAGAAACAAGTTCTTGAGCAGTGACATCCTTCTCCAATAGAGCACTGTTCAATGACTCCTGAAGTTCATCAATCTTGGTTTTCAGTTGAATGTTTGTTCCAACCAGTAATTCATTCTCAGAAAATGACTGTGAAGTCTTGTTCTCAGCTTCAATAATTTGCCTTTTCAAATCTTCATTTTCGGTTTGCAAAGCAGTGACTTTGCTCAAAGTCTCTTCAAATTCATTCTTCAAAGATATAGACTGTTCCCCGGCTCCTGCAATAGTTTCCtccaaaattttgattttctcAAGAAGAGACTGAACCTCAGAATCTTTACTGTTGAATTTCTCTATAGCTTCTTTGAGCTTCTGTTCGGAATCTCTCGTCAGAGATTCATGTAAAGATTCAAGTTCTAAGTTTCTTGCAGCAGTATGCTCCAAGTCTCTTCCTCTCACAGCATGATTTTCTTCACTAGCTTTAAGTTTTTCAATTATCTCACTCTCTCTCAGTTCTGCAGCCTTGAGATCATTTTCAGTGCTTTGCAGCTTAGCTTGTGTAAGATTTAAATCATCCCTCACAATTTCCAATAGGTTTTCTGCCTCAGCAAGCTTCTCACTCAAGCTGTTTAGACCATCTTctaactttttcttttcatctgTCAAAGCATTTAAAGAATCTTTTACCTCTATTTCCTTTTTATTCGCCGCTTGCAATGTACTTTCAAGGCTTGAGGTTCGCTCTCGAAACACTTCGAGTTCTGATGTCAGATAAGACACATTGTCGAGATGTTTATTGGAATTTTCTTCTGAATCACTACATCTCTTTTCTAATGTGCTTATTTGTTGTTCAAGCTCCTGAATTCTGTATTTCTCTGTTTCAAGTAGCAACTCCAAGTCACTCACTTTCTTTTCAGCACTTTCCGATTTGGAATGAGAGCTCTGAATCAAATCTTCCAGTTCTCGGCTGCGCTCAGTGTACATGGTGGCTCGATCTTCATGCTCAGAACATTTTTCGTTGACTGTCTTCAGCTTCTCCTCCAATTCTGAATTCAGGTTGGATGATTGAATTAAGTCTGATTCAAGTTGACTTATCTTATCCATGTGCTCTTGCAGTAAGCTATTAATAAGATTCTTCTCTTCAGCAGCATCTTTCAATTTCGCGTCGAGATGTGCAATTTTCTCAGAGAATTCAGTCACATCTCTCTCAGCATCATTGGCTTTCAATTGTGCTAAATTTAATTGTTGCTCAAGCTCCACATTCTTCTGCTCTGCCGCTATGAACCGTGTCTCCAGCTCTCTTAGCTGCAATTTTGCTTCTTCTGCAGCTGCATTTGTAGCTTCAATATGTCCCTCAAGCTCAAGACTCCTTTGACTAGCAGTAGCTGCAACAGCTCCAGATTCATGATGAAGATCTTCCAAAGACTTCACCTTCTGCTCAAGCTCTGAATTGTTCGAAAGCGCCTGAGATAAAAGAGAATctgttttattaaaattttcgTCCGAAAGCTTTAGTTTCTTCTCTAAATCAGTGCTCAACTCCTTGAAGTGTTTCGCATTAACGGTTAGATCTTCAACAGTTCCCTCAAGTATTTCTTTCTCTGCTTTAAGCTTAGTCAGCT
This portion of the Trifolium pratense cultivar HEN17-A07 linkage group LG3, ARS_RC_1.1, whole genome shotgun sequence genome encodes:
- the LOC123917633 gene encoding putative leucine-rich repeat-containing protein DDB_G0290503 isoform X2; translation: MEEDTKAISEVSVTKVVEEADHKDVNIKETNGDLLPKEIAEGKKDEEDNASDGEFIKVEREENVLDDTSHKTERSSEPPSREFLEAQEKVRELEVELKTQAESLKTSEHENSQLKGEISNTKDKLEESGKKNEELELSHEKLQEQIIEAENKYNLQLSTLEEALKSQEVKQAELLKLKEELKGVNDKIAENEKVEEALKTTAAELSTIQEELTLSKTQLLEVEQRLSSRDSLVDELTGELNLKKTSETQLKEEMSALQNLFATTKEELQEKVSELESARLKLKEEEKLKESVEVALKSQEAQFVAVQEELTKLKAEKEILEGTVEDLTVNAKHFKELSTDLEKKLKLSDENFNKTDSLLSQALSNNSELEQKVKSLEDLHHESGAVAATASQRSLELEGHIEATNAAAEEAKLQLRELETRFIAAEQKNVELEQQLNLAQLKANDAERDVTEFSEKIAHLDAKLKDAAEEKNLINSLLQEHMDKISQLESDLIQSSNLNSELEEKLKTVNEKCSEHEDRATMYTERSRELEDLIQSSHSKSESAEKKVSDLELLLETEKYRIQELEQQISTLEKRCSDSEENSNKHLDNVSYLTSELEVFRERTSSLESTLQAANKKEIEVKDSLNALTDEKKKLEDGLNSLSEKLAEAENLLEIVRDDLNLTQAKLQSTENDLKAAELRESEIIEKLKASEENHAVRGRDLEHTAARNLELESLHESLTRDSEQKLKEAIEKFNSKDSEVQSLLEKIKILEETIAGAGEQSISLKNEFEETLSKVTALQTENEDLKRQIIEAENKTSQSFSENELLVGTNIQLKTKIDELQESLNSALLEKDVTAQELVSHKNLLAELNDVQSKSAEIQSSNEARILEVESQLQEALQKHNEKETETKELNEKLSTLEGQINEEKLKLVQEIAVYESKLSDLQSKLSAAVVEKEETVKEILTSKNAAEDLVTMHSEELQTLKSQISSLIDEKNLLDGTNQNLKKQLESMILDLEEKLKDHQKNEDSLKSEVETLKTEITEKSALQSRLQEIEAQLTKAESRLHEEVGSVQAAASQREIDLSSKFEDYEQKVNEINVLNGKVVELEKELQLAQATVANQKGAESQKVELEAALKNSLEELETKKKEISLLQKQVIDFEQKLQQGGEKISVKGEENVDKKDGLEVKSRDFSISSPSKRKSKKKSETTAAQASSSSSETPIQTAPDSPVINFKFILGVAIVSIIFGIILGKRY
- the LOC123917633 gene encoding putative leucine-rich repeat-containing protein DDB_G0290503 isoform X1, whose protein sequence is MEEDTKAISEVSVTKVVEEADHKDVNIKETNGDLLPKEIAEGKKDEEDNASDGEFIKVEREENVLDDTSHKTERSSEPPSREFLEAQEKVRELEVELKTQAESLKTSEHENSQLKGEISNTKDKLEESGKKNEELELSHEKLQEQIIEAENKYNLQLSTLEEALKSQEVKQAELLKLKEELKGVNDKIAENEKVEEALKTTAAELSTIQEELTLSKTQLLEVEQRLSSRDSLVDELTGELNLKKTSETQLKEEMSALQNLFATTKEELQEKVSELESARLKLKEEEKLKESVEVALKSQEAQFVAVQEELTKLKAEKEILEGTVEDLTVNAKHFKELSTDLEKKLKLSDENFNKTDSLLSQALSNNSELEQKVKSLEDLHHESGAVAATASQRSLELEGHIEATNAAAEEAKLQLRELETRFIAAEQKNVELEQQLNLAQLKANDAERDVTEFSEKIAHLDAKLKDAAEEKNLINSLLQEHMDKISQLESDLIQSSNLNSELEEKLKTVNEKCSEHEDRATMYTERSRELEDLIQSSHSKSESAEKKVSDLELLLETEKYRIQELEQQISTLEKRCSDSEENSNKHLDNVSYLTSELEVFRERTSSLESTLQAANKKEIEVKDSLNALTDEKKKLEDGLNSLSEKLAEAENLLEIVRDDLNLTQAKLQSTENDLKAAELRESEIIEKLKASEENHAVRGRDLEHTAARNLELESLHESLTRDSEQKLKEAIEKFNSKDSEVQSLLEKIKILEETIAGAGEQSISLKNEFEETLSKVTALQTENEDLKRQIIEAENKTSQSFSENELLVGTNIQLKTKIDELQESLNSALLEKDVTAQELVSHKNLLAELNDVQSKSAEIQSSNEARILEVESQLQEALQKHNEKETETKELNEKLSTLEGQINEEKLKLVQEIAVYESKLSDLQSKLSAAVVEKEETVKEILTSKNAAEDLVTMHSEELQTLKSQISSLIDEKNLLDGTNQNLKKQLESMILDLEEKLKDHQKNEDSLKSEVETLKTEITEKSALQSRLQEIEAQLTKAESRLHEEVGSVQAAASQREIDLSSKFEDYEQKVNEINVLNGKVVELEKELQLAQATVANQQKGAESQKVELEAALKNSLEELETKKKEISLLQKQVIDFEQKLQQGGEKISVKGEENVDKKDGLEVKSRDFSISSPSKRKSKKKSETTAAQASSSSSETPIQTAPDSPVINFKFILGVAIVSIIFGIILGKRY